Proteins from one Nodularia sp. LEGE 06071 genomic window:
- the tsf gene encoding translation elongation factor Ts — translation MAEISAKLVQELRQKTGAGMMDCKKALKENDGDIEKGIEWLRQKGIASAGKKSDRIAAEGLVDTYIQPGGRVGVLIEVNCQTDFVARNEAFKLLVKNLAQQAATADSVESLLTQPYIEQTRVSVDQFIKQTITQLGENIQVRRFINFALEGKQGIVDSYIHTGGRVGVLVELNAQTESAAQNEEFQTLAKNAAMQVAACPNVEYVSVDEIPAEFAQKETEIEMGRDDLGNKPQNIKEKIVQGRIEKRLKELTLLDQPFIRDQSISVEDLVKQVKGKVGEDIKVNRFVRYILGEGIEKQESNFAEEVAAQMGTK, via the coding sequence ATGGCGGAAATATCTGCAAAACTCGTCCAAGAGCTACGCCAAAAAACTGGTGCGGGCATGATGGACTGCAAAAAAGCGCTGAAAGAAAATGACGGCGACATCGAAAAAGGTATAGAGTGGCTACGACAAAAGGGAATCGCTTCGGCAGGTAAGAAAAGCGATCGCATTGCGGCAGAAGGTCTAGTAGACACCTACATTCAACCAGGTGGTCGAGTTGGTGTGCTGATAGAAGTTAACTGTCAAACCGATTTTGTTGCCCGTAACGAAGCTTTTAAACTTCTAGTTAAGAACCTAGCCCAGCAAGCAGCAACTGCGGATAGTGTGGAGTCTTTGTTGACTCAACCCTATATTGAACAAACCAGAGTCAGTGTAGACCAGTTCATCAAGCAAACCATTACCCAGCTAGGTGAAAATATTCAGGTGCGTCGCTTTATCAATTTTGCCCTAGAAGGCAAACAAGGTATTGTAGACAGCTACATTCACACTGGTGGTCGAGTTGGTGTTTTGGTAGAACTGAACGCCCAAACTGAGTCAGCAGCTCAGAATGAAGAGTTTCAAACTCTGGCAAAGAATGCGGCGATGCAAGTTGCAGCTTGTCCCAATGTCGAGTATGTCAGCGTAGACGAAATCCCCGCCGAATTTGCCCAAAAAGAAACAGAAATTGAAATGGGGCGCGATGATTTGGGTAACAAACCACAGAACATCAAAGAAAAAATTGTTCAGGGACGGATTGAAAAACGCCTGAAAGAATTGACTTTGTTGGATCAGCCTTTCATTCGTGATCAGAGTATTTCTGTAGAAGACTTGGTAAAACAAGTTAAAGGCAAAGTAGGCGAAGATATCAAAGTTAATCGCTTTGTTCGCTATATCTTAGGTGAAGGCATTGAGAAGCAAGAAAGTAATTTTGCTGAAGAAGTTGCTGCACAAATGGGTACGAAGTAA